Proteins from one Candidatus Margulisiibacteriota bacterium genomic window:
- a CDS encoding YbaB/EbfC family nucleoid-associated protein, whose translation MGEMLQKARELQAEVKRARYESVSEGVRVVINGEMEIAELFIPPTLQGDKVTKAVREAVNQGLKTAKADMAQKMQRITGGLPGA comes from the coding sequence ATGGGCGAGATGCTGCAAAAGGCGCGGGAGCTGCAGGCGGAGGTCAAAAGAGCGCGCTACGAGTCGGTGAGCGAGGGGGTCAGGGTGGTCATTAACGGCGAAATGGAGATCGCCGAGCTTTTTATCCCGCCGACCCTGCAGGGCGACAAGGTCACCAAAGCGGTCCGCGAAGCGGTCAACCAGGGGCTAAAAACGGCCAAGGCCGACATGGCGCAGAAAATGCAAAGGATCACCGGCGGCTTACCGGGCGCGTGA
- the typA gene encoding translational GTPase TypA, which produces MKKIINIAIIAHVDHGKTTLTDHLLRQGGAFGERDEIPELVMDSNDLERERGITIFSKNCSIHYRDIKINIVDTPGHADFGSEVERVMKMVDSVLLLVDAKEGPMPQTKFVLAKSLKLGLKPIVVINKIDKVDKEGRRAHKTIDLIFDLFVKLEANDEQLDFPVVYSISREGVAMKEFGDARKDLGPLFETILDRVKPYPDKSGQPLQMQVTNLKYDDYVGRIAIGRVTAGVLQKNQAIVVCKRDGSIVPGKIIKLSIFEGLKQLEVDSVDCGDIVAVAGIPDITIGETICLADNPQPMPLLQIDEPTLNMEFLVNDSPFAGREGKFVTNRHLRERLERELQTNVGLRVEAIGGAEGYRVSGRGELHLSILLEQMRREGYEIQVSQPKVIYKTVHGEKMEPIEQAIINVPEEFAGVVIEKLGKRKGEMLEMTNKNGMTTMIYNVPTRGLLGFRAEFIMDTRGEGIVHHSFARFERYKGEIGQRYNGVLISGNPGKTASYALDNLQQRSRLFVGPGVEVYEGMIVGENARNTDMTVNPTKEKKQTNIRAASADEAIKLTPPIKLSLEQALEFINDDELVEVTPHHIRLRKKLRTENERSRAR; this is translated from the coding sequence GGCATCACCATCTTCTCCAAGAACTGCTCGATCCACTACCGGGACATCAAGATCAACATCGTGGACACCCCCGGCCACGCCGACTTCGGCTCGGAGGTCGAGCGGGTGATGAAGATGGTCGACAGCGTCCTGCTGCTGGTCGACGCCAAGGAAGGACCGATGCCGCAGACCAAGTTCGTCCTGGCCAAGTCGCTCAAGCTCGGCCTGAAGCCGATCGTCGTCATCAACAAGATCGACAAGGTCGACAAGGAAGGGCGCCGGGCGCACAAGACGATCGACCTGATCTTCGACCTCTTCGTCAAACTGGAGGCCAACGACGAGCAGCTCGATTTCCCGGTCGTCTACTCCATCTCCCGCGAAGGAGTGGCGATGAAGGAATTCGGCGACGCGCGGAAAGACCTCGGGCCGCTTTTCGAGACGATCCTGGACCGGGTCAAACCCTACCCCGACAAAAGCGGACAGCCGCTGCAGATGCAGGTGACCAACTTGAAGTACGACGATTACGTCGGCCGGATCGCGATCGGCCGGGTCACCGCCGGCGTGCTGCAGAAGAACCAGGCCATCGTGGTCTGCAAGCGGGACGGCTCGATCGTCCCCGGCAAGATCATTAAACTGTCGATCTTTGAGGGGCTCAAACAGCTCGAGGTCGACAGCGTCGACTGCGGCGACATCGTCGCCGTCGCCGGCATCCCCGACATCACGATCGGCGAAACGATCTGCCTGGCGGACAACCCGCAGCCGATGCCGTTATTGCAGATCGACGAGCCGACGCTGAACATGGAATTTTTGGTCAACGACTCCCCCTTTGCCGGCCGGGAGGGGAAGTTCGTGACGAACCGCCACCTGCGCGAGCGGCTGGAGCGGGAGCTGCAGACCAACGTCGGCCTGCGGGTCGAGGCGATCGGCGGGGCGGAAGGCTACCGGGTCTCCGGCCGCGGCGAGCTCCACCTCTCGATCCTCCTGGAGCAGATGCGGCGCGAGGGTTACGAGATCCAGGTCTCCCAGCCGAAGGTGATCTACAAGACGGTCCACGGCGAAAAGATGGAGCCGATCGAACAGGCGATCATCAACGTGCCGGAAGAGTTCGCCGGCGTGGTGATCGAGAAGCTGGGCAAGCGCAAGGGCGAGATGCTGGAGATGACCAACAAGAACGGGATGACGACCATGATCTATAACGTGCCGACCCGCGGGCTGCTCGGCTTCCGCGCCGAGTTCATCATGGATACCAGGGGGGAAGGGATCGTCCACCACTCTTTTGCCCGGTTCGAGCGCTACAAGGGAGAGATCGGCCAGCGGTACAACGGGGTCCTGATCTCCGGCAATCCGGGCAAAACCGCCTCCTACGCCCTGGACAATCTGCAGCAGCGCTCCCGGCTGTTCGTCGGCCCCGGCGTGGAAGTTTACGAGGGGATGATCGTCGGCGAGAACGCGCGCAACACCGACATGACCGTGAACCCGACCAAGGAGAAGAAGCAGACCAACATCCGCGCCGCCAGCGCCGACGAAGCGATCAAGCTGACGCCGCCGATCAAATTATCGCTGGAGCAGGCGCTGGAGTTCATCAACGACGACGAGCTGGTGGAAGTGACCCCGCACCATATCCGGCTGCGGAAAAAACTGCGGACCGAGAACGAAAGATCACGCGCCCGGTAA
- the rsmH gene encoding 16S rRNA (cytosine(1402)-N(4))-methyltransferase RsmH produces the protein MAIPYQHDPVLAEQVVDYLAPANGKVIVDCTLGGAGHTEKLKLQAANLKIFGFDQDSEAIAAAQQRLAKYNDIVYINDNFSTLKDHLKKKVDGFLFDLGVSSYQLDEPGRGFSLREDGPLDMRMDKRQKLTALEIVNLYPADELARIIKEYGEERFAKRIAEKIRWSREKADGTIETTFQLKALVEKAIPTWKKRESVTRVFQALRIAVNRELDSLQTALTDAVALLKPGGRIVVLAYHSLEDRIVKQTFNAAKKAGILTVLTKKPLTAAAEEIAKNPRAASAKLRAAEKL, from the coding sequence ATGGCTATCCCGTATCAACATGACCCGGTGCTGGCCGAGCAGGTCGTCGACTATCTCGCTCCGGCCAATGGCAAGGTTATTGTCGATTGCACCCTCGGTGGCGCAGGGCATACCGAGAAACTCAAACTTCAAGCTGCAAACCTCAAAATATTCGGCTTTGACCAGGACAGTGAAGCGATCGCGGCCGCGCAGCAGCGCCTGGCCAAATATAACGACATCGTTTATATCAATGACAACTTTTCCACTCTCAAGGATCACCTCAAAAAGAAAGTCGACGGGTTTCTTTTTGACCTGGGGGTCTCGTCGTACCAGCTGGACGAGCCGGGGCGCGGGTTCAGCTTGAGGGAAGACGGGCCGCTCGACATGCGGATGGACAAACGGCAGAAGCTGACCGCTTTGGAGATCGTTAACCTTTATCCGGCGGACGAGCTGGCCAGGATCATCAAGGAGTACGGCGAAGAGCGGTTCGCCAAACGGATCGCCGAGAAGATCCGCTGGAGCAGGGAAAAGGCGGACGGGACGATCGAGACGACTTTTCAGCTGAAAGCGCTGGTGGAAAAAGCGATCCCGACCTGGAAGAAGCGCGAATCGGTCACCAGGGTTTTCCAAGCTTTAAGGATCGCCGTCAACCGGGAGCTGGACAGCCTGCAAACGGCGCTGACCGACGCCGTGGCACTGCTCAAGCCGGGCGGCCGGATCGTCGTCCTCGCCTACCACTCGCTGGAGGACCGGATCGTGAAGCAAACGTTCAACGCCGCGAAAAAAGCTGGTATACTGACGGTGTTGACCAAGAAGCCGTTGACCGCCGCGGCGGAAGAAATAGCTAAAAACCCGCGGGCGGCCAGCGCCAAACTGAGAGCAGCGGAAAAACTATGA
- the trpC gene encoding indole-3-glycerol phosphate synthase TrpC has translation MLLDDIILAKKESVAALKEHFKVKSVGKLVVGLPKTRGFLKPGKFSLIAELKKASPSAGLLVENYKPAYLAKAYEEAGAQALSVLTDGPFFQGKLEHLNEAKEATTVPVLRKDFIIDEVQLYESRIAGADAVLLIARILTDAQIKAFLSLAGELRLKCLVETHDAREVERALKSGANYIGINNRDLDTLKVDLATTLTLMDKYPELKNRLVISESGISSAEQVKGLKDKGVSGVLIGESILKSRDVSAKIRELLGG, from the coding sequence ATGTTGCTGGACGACATTATTTTGGCGAAAAAAGAGTCGGTCGCCGCCCTTAAAGAGCACTTCAAGGTAAAGAGCGTCGGTAAGCTCGTTGTTGGCCTTCCCAAAACCCGCGGCTTTCTCAAGCCGGGCAAGTTCTCCCTGATCGCCGAGCTGAAAAAAGCTTCTCCCTCGGCCGGTTTACTGGTGGAGAATTATAAGCCGGCTTACCTCGCCAAGGCGTACGAAGAGGCGGGGGCCCAGGCGCTTTCGGTGCTGACCGACGGGCCATTTTTCCAGGGGAAGCTGGAGCACCTGAACGAAGCCAAAGAGGCGACGACGGTCCCGGTCCTGCGCAAGGATTTTATCATTGACGAGGTCCAGCTCTACGAGTCGCGAATAGCCGGGGCCGACGCCGTTCTGTTGATCGCCCGGATCCTGACCGACGCGCAGATCAAGGCCTTCTTGTCGTTAGCCGGGGAGCTGCGGCTCAAATGCCTGGTCGAAACGCATGACGCGCGGGAGGTGGAACGCGCGTTGAAAAGCGGCGCGAACTATATCGGCATCAACAACCGCGACCTCGACACGCTCAAGGTCGACCTCGCCACGACGCTGACGCTGATGGATAAATATCCGGAATTGAAGAACCGGCTGGTCATCTCCGAGAGCGGGATAAGCAGCGCGGAGCAGGTCAAGGGACTAAAGGACAAAGGGGTCTCCGGGGTCTTGATCGGCGAGAGTATCCTGAAGAGCCGCGACGTCTCCGCCAAGATCCGGGAGTTGCTCGGCGGTTAG
- a CDS encoding histidine triad nucleotide-binding protein codes for MCIFCKIVKKEIPASIVYEDDQVLAFNDIAPQAPVHILVIPKVHVDSLSAVKDYSIFPGLMKIVNKVATEKGIDKSGFRTVINNGRAAGMAVDHLHIHVLGGRGFSWPPG; via the coding sequence ATGTGCATTTTCTGCAAAATAGTGAAGAAAGAGATCCCGGCGAGCATCGTCTACGAAGACGACCAGGTCCTCGCGTTTAACGACATCGCGCCGCAGGCGCCGGTCCATATCCTGGTCATCCCCAAAGTCCATGTTGATTCCCTCTCCGCGGTCAAAGATTACTCGATCTTCCCCGGCTTGATGAAGATCGTCAACAAAGTGGCGACGGAGAAGGGGATAGACAAAAGCGGTTTCCGGACCGTGATCAATAACGGGCGGGCCGCCGGCATGGCGGTCGACCATCTGCACATCCACGTTCTCGGCGGGCGCGGTTTTTCTTGGCCCCCGGGGTGA